A region from the Benincasa hispida cultivar B227 chromosome 12, ASM972705v1, whole genome shotgun sequence genome encodes:
- the LOC120068001 gene encoding chloride channel protein CLC-d — protein MLSNQLQNGMDRAKNMWSRLPNTDENEDELLSILKKNDGGGVESLDYEVIENYAYWDEQAQRGKLFVGYSVAVKWLYALFIGIGTGLAAVFINMAVENFAGWKFSLTFALIQKSYVAGFIVYLAINLGLVFSSVYIVTHFAPAAAGSGIPEIKGYLNGIDIHGVLFFRTLIGKIFGSIGSVGGGLALGKEGPLVHTGACIASLLGQGGSAKYHLNSRWLQVFKSDRDRRDLVTCGCAAGVAAAFRAPVGGVLFALEEVTSWWKSQLLWRVFFTSAVVAVVVRAAMGWCKSGKCGHFGSGGFIIWDISDGQEDYSFGELLPMTVIGVIGGLLGALFNQLTLYITYWRRNHLHKKGNRVKIIEACLISVLTSIISFGLPLLRQCTPCPKPDPELGNECPRPPGTYGNYVNFYCSKDNEYNDLATIFFNTQDDAIRNLFSAKTMHEFSARSLLTFLVMFYTLAVVTFGTAVPAGQFVPGIMIGSTYGRLVGKFVVSFYKKPNIEEGTYALLGAASFLGGSMRMTVSLCVIMVEISNNLKFLPLIMLVLLMSKAVGDAFNEGLYEEQAQLRGIPLLESRPKYQMRKITAKEACGKRVVSFPRVVKVADVVSILRSNRHNGFPVIDYSRNGETRVIGLMLRSYFLGLLQSKVDFQHSPLPSDPRGSISSRHNFSEFVKPASSKGISIDDINLSSEDLEMYIDLLPYLNPSPYIVPEDMSLTKVYNLFRQLGLRHAFVVPRPSNVVGLITRKDLLIEDSEDSDAMELQSTSVRARRPDRRIHTRNGDVESPLLNGLLVNNTDG, from the exons ATGCTGTCGAATCAGCTACAAAATGGAATGGACAGAGCAAAAAACATGTGGTCTCGTCTTCCGAATACCGACGAAAATGAGGACGAGCTTCTTAGTATCTTGAAGAAGAACGATGGGGGTGGCGTCGAAAGTCTTGATTATGAGGTTATCGAGAATTATGCTTACTGGGATGAGCAG GCGCAAAGAGGGAAATTGTTTGTTGGCTATAGTGTGGCAGTTAAGTGGCTGTATGCCTTGTTCATTGGCATTG GCACAGGATTGGCTGCAGTTTTCATAAATATGGCTGTTGAGAACTTTGCTGGCTGGAAATTTTCATTGACATTTGCCCTAATTCAAAAGTCATATGTGGCTGGTTTTATAGTATACTTAGCAATCAACTTGGGTCTAGTGTTTTCATCTGTATATATAGTCACACACTTTGCTCCTGCAGCAGCTGGATCTGGCATACCTGAAATCAAGGGCTATTTGAATG GAATTGACATACACGGTGTCCTTTTCTTCAGAACCTTAATTGGAAAG ATATTTGGAAGCATTGGTTCAGTGGGAGGTGGATTGGCTTTAGGCAAAGAAGGGCCTCTTGTACATACAGGCGCCTGTATTGCTTCTTTGTTAGGACAA GGTGGATCTGCTAAATATCATCTAAATTCCAGGTGGTTACAAGTATTCAAGAGTGACCGGGATCGTCGTGATCTG GTAACCTGTGGGTGTGCAGCTGGAGTTGCTGCAGCTTTTAGAGCTCCAGTTGGCGGTGTATTATTTGCACTGGAAGAAGTAACTTCTTG gtGGAAGAGTCAACTTTTGTGGCGTGTGTTCTTCACTTCTGCAGTGGTGGCTGTTGTGGTGCGTGCAGCTATGGGATGGTGTAAGAGTGGGAAGTGTGGACATTTTGGTTCTGGTGGTTTCATAATATGGGACATATCAGA TGGCCAAGAGGACTACTCTTTTGGGGAGTTGTTGCCCATGACTGTGATTGGTGTAATTGGAGGGTTATTAG GAGCATTATTCAACCAGCTTACTCTTTACATTACTTACTGGCGACGAAACCATCTGCACAAGAAGGGGAACAGAGTCAAG ATCATTGAGGCTTGTCTTATCTCAGTATTGACATCAATTATTTCCTTTGGACTACCACTTCTAAGGCAATGTACTCCATGCCCCAAACCTGATCCTGAATTGGGAAATGAATGCCCAAGGCCTCCAGGAACATATGGGAATTATGTTAAT TTTTATTGCAGTAAGGACAATGAATACAATGATcttgcaaccatcttctttaaCACCCag GATGATGCCATAAGGAATTTGTTCAGTGCAAAAACAATGCATGAATTCAGTGCGCGGAGTTTATTGACCTTTCTG GTTATGTTTTATACTTTAGCTGTCGTGACATTTGGTACTGCAGTTCCTGCTGGTCAATTTGTTCCTGGTATAATGATTGGATCTACATATGGACGTTTGGTTGGAAAGTTTGTGGTTAGTTTCTACAAGAAGCCCAACATTGAAGAGGGAAC ATATGCTTTGTTGGGTGCTGCATCTTTTCTAGGAGGCTCTATGCGAATGACAGTGTCTCTGTGTGTCATCATGGTTGAAATTTCAaacaatttgaaatttttacctCTCATCATGCTTGTGCTTCTGATGTCCAAG GCTGTTGGTGATGCCTTTAATGAAGGCCTGTATGAAGAGCAAGCCCAGTTGAGGGGTATTCCATTACTGGAATCGAGACCGAAGTACCAGATGCGGAAAATTACAGCAAAGGAGGCCTGTGGAAAAAGG gTTGTCTCCTTCCCCCGCGTTGTTAAGGTTGCTGATGTCGTTAGTATTTTACGGAGCAACAGACATAATGGCTTTCCT GTGATCGATTACTCTCGAAATGGAGAAACCCGTGTCATTGGACTAATGCTTAGAAG TTACTTTTTAGGACTTCTGCAGTCCAAAGTAGATTTTCAGCACAGTCCCTTGCCTTCTGATCCGAGAGGATCTATATCAAGCAG GCACAATTTCAGTGAATTTGTGAAACCTGCTTCCAGTAAAGGAATTTCTATTGATGATATAAATCTTAGTTCAGAGGACTTGGAAATGTACATCGATCTACTTCCATATCTGAATCCATCTCCATATATTGTCCCCGAGGATATGTCTCTGACAAag GTATATAATCTTTTCCGGCAACTGGGTCTGAGACACGCATTTGTTGTTCCCCGTCCATCAAATGTGGTTGGTTTGATTACTCGAAAGGATTTGTTGATAGAG GATAGCGAAGATTCCGATGCAATGGAACTACAATCGACTAGTGTAAG AGCTCGTCGTCCAGATAGAAGAATACATACACGGAATGGGGATGTGGAGAGCCCACTTCTCAATGGACTTTTGGTCAATAACACAGATGGctga